The Pricia mediterranea genome includes a window with the following:
- a CDS encoding aldo/keto reductase, whose protein sequence is MKVRTLGQDLKASEIGLGCMGMSFGYGPAKDEKEMIQLIRKAVEMGIIFFDTAEVYGPYINEKLVGKALKPFKNQVQIATKFGFGYQDGKVTGLDSSPTGIRNMVDASLKRLQVDAIDLLYQHRVDPNVPIEEVAGAVKELIAEGKVQHFGLSEAGVDVIKRAHSVQPVTALQSEYSLFWREPEEEIMPVLEELGIGFVPFSPLGKGLLTGKIDKNTSFSDNDFRSSVPRFSEENLKQNFALVDLVTNYAKEKNATPAQVALAWILYQKPWIIPIPGTTKISLLEENLGAAKITFTDEELQQITEATSKVDLVGERYSEANQKMINR, encoded by the coding sequence ATGAAAGTAAGAACATTAGGACAAGACCTCAAAGCATCGGAAATCGGCCTCGGCTGTATGGGCATGAGCTTCGGTTACGGACCCGCCAAGGACGAAAAGGAAATGATACAATTAATCCGTAAAGCGGTTGAAATGGGAATCATATTTTTCGATACCGCCGAAGTGTACGGGCCTTATATTAACGAAAAATTGGTAGGAAAGGCTTTAAAACCGTTTAAGAACCAGGTACAAATAGCGACCAAATTCGGGTTCGGTTATCAAGATGGAAAAGTGACAGGACTGGATAGTAGCCCTACCGGTATTCGGAATATGGTGGATGCTTCCTTAAAACGTTTACAAGTAGACGCCATTGACCTCCTGTACCAACACCGTGTAGACCCGAATGTGCCGATTGAAGAGGTTGCCGGTGCCGTAAAGGAGTTGATCGCGGAAGGAAAAGTACAGCATTTTGGCCTGTCGGAAGCCGGGGTAGATGTAATCAAAAGGGCACATTCCGTTCAACCGGTTACGGCGCTGCAAAGTGAGTATTCATTGTTTTGGAGGGAACCTGAAGAAGAAATTATGCCCGTACTGGAAGAACTGGGCATCGGTTTTGTACCTTTTAGTCCCTTGGGGAAAGGATTGTTAACCGGCAAAATAGACAAAAATACAAGCTTTTCGGACAATGATTTCAGAAGTTCCGTGCCCCGTTTTTCAGAAGAGAACCTGAAACAGAATTTTGCATTGGTCGATCTGGTAACCAATTATGCCAAGGAAAAGAATGCCACCCCTGCACAAGTGGCCCTGGCCTGGATCCTCTACCAAAAACCATGGATCATTCCTATTCCCGGAACTACGAAGATTTCTCTCTTGGAAGAAAATCTTGGAGCGGCCAAAATCACATTTACGGATGAGGAATTGCAACAAATCACGGAGGCTACCTCAAAAGTTGACCTGGTTGGGGAACGGTATTCCGAAGCGAACCAGAAAATGATAAACCGTTAG
- a CDS encoding nuclear transport factor 2 family protein: MRTVLTGIFLVIMSTSSFAQDATIENEIKELSKAKWQWMADKDVDKLADLFHDKSRFVHLSGSWKKDRELEIIESGSIWYKNADVHDVVVETFDDNTVVLWNRITLTAHVRGNDVTTEFTVTEFYKKEGDDWKLLDLTFSSVRDTHEIAH, translated from the coding sequence ATGAGAACAGTATTAACGGGTATTTTTTTAGTGATAATGAGTACATCTTCCTTCGCCCAAGATGCGACGATAGAAAATGAAATAAAGGAGCTTTCCAAAGCCAAATGGCAATGGATGGCCGATAAGGATGTGGACAAGTTGGCCGATCTGTTTCATGACAAATCAAGGTTTGTACACTTGAGCGGCTCTTGGAAAAAAGATAGGGAACTTGAAATTATCGAGTCTGGGAGCATCTGGTATAAAAATGCCGATGTACACGATGTGGTCGTGGAAACTTTTGATGATAACACCGTGGTACTTTGGAATAGAATAACCCTTACGGCCCATGTCCGGGGAAATGACGTCACAACGGAATTTACCGTAACCGAATTCTATAAAAAAGAAGGCGACGATTGGAAATTATTGGACCTAACGTTTAGCAGCGTTCGTGATACCCATGAAATTGCCCATTAA
- a CDS encoding carboxymuconolactone decarboxylase family protein codes for MRKIENNSLKMKQLKTIVIAIITTVFLGFTNDVKAQSNAGTTMNLDAEQQSIVTIASLTAKGDLENLETALVEGLEAGLTINEIKEVMVHLYAYCGFPRSLHGLRTFIKVLDERKAKGIVDALGAEAAPIEDKRTKYERGKANLEALVQAKLDGPPADYAQFAPIIEVFLKEHLFADIFDRDILDYQQRELVTVSVLATIGDVEPMLRSHMNICLIQGITPAQLEELVDVAGKNVDQAKIESAKEVLNELLESKK; via the coding sequence ATGCGTAAAATCGAAAATAATAGTTTAAAGATGAAACAGCTCAAAACAATTGTTATTGCGATAATAACCACCGTGTTTCTTGGTTTTACAAACGACGTGAAAGCCCAATCGAACGCTGGCACAACCATGAATTTGGATGCCGAGCAACAATCCATCGTTACCATTGCATCGCTGACTGCAAAAGGCGACCTAGAAAATTTGGAAACAGCTTTGGTGGAAGGTTTGGAAGCGGGATTGACCATAAACGAGATCAAGGAGGTCATGGTGCACCTGTATGCCTACTGTGGATTTCCACGTAGCCTACATGGTTTACGGACTTTTATCAAAGTATTGGACGAGCGCAAGGCAAAAGGAATCGTGGATGCTTTGGGTGCTGAAGCTGCCCCAATCGAAGATAAACGTACAAAATACGAACGGGGCAAAGCGAATCTGGAAGCATTGGTACAGGCAAAATTGGACGGCCCACCGGCCGATTACGCGCAATTTGCCCCCATTATCGAAGTTTTTTTAAAGGAACATCTGTTTGCCGATATTTTCGATCGGGACATTTTGGACTATCAGCAAAGGGAACTGGTCACGGTTTCCGTTCTGGCAACGATCGGCGATGTGGAACCCATGCTGCGTTCGCACATGAACATCTGTTTGATACAGGGCATCACGCCAGCACAATTAGAGGAATTGGTCGATGTGGCCGGAAAAAATGTAGATCAAGCGAAAATCGAATCGGCCAAGGAAGTTTTGAACGAATTATTGGAATCTAAAAAATAA
- a CDS encoding recombinase family protein: MLFGYARVSTKTQNPNLQIDALLKEGISEKNIYRDVSSGAKAERHDLDLMISRLREGDTVIVWKLDRIARSISHLLKLVEQFEKLGVKFRSINDPFVDTTSAHGKFVITLFGAVAQLERDIIIERTTAGLKSARRRGIQLGRKKGLGKEAKQKAILAASYYRQNNLPVTDIMKLAGIKSKPTLYKYLAIEGRRNCKECGIVFWDKEQDLDNCFCDNHIKLTRT; this comes from the coding sequence ATGTTGTTCGGTTATGCCCGGGTCAGCACAAAGACCCAAAATCCAAATTTGCAGATCGATGCGCTCCTCAAGGAGGGTATTTCGGAAAAAAACATCTATCGGGATGTTTCTTCCGGAGCGAAGGCCGAACGCCATGATTTGGACCTGATGATCTCTAGACTTCGCGAAGGTGATACAGTTATTGTTTGGAAACTGGACCGAATTGCAAGAAGTATTTCTCATCTTTTGAAACTTGTGGAACAGTTCGAGAAACTCGGGGTCAAGTTCCGGAGTATCAATGACCCATTTGTCGATACGACTTCGGCACATGGAAAATTCGTTATTACACTCTTCGGTGCCGTGGCACAATTGGAACGTGATATCATCATCGAGCGCACGACCGCCGGTCTCAAAAGCGCAAGGAGAAGGGGTATTCAGCTTGGCCGAAAAAAAGGACTGGGTAAGGAGGCCAAACAAAAAGCTATTCTGGCGGCCTCGTATTATCGGCAGAACAACTTACCGGTCACCGACATCATGAAATTAGCCGGTATCAAGTCCAAACCTACACTTTACAAATATTTGGCCATTGAGGGGAGACGGAACTGCAAAGAATGTGGAATCGTTTTCTGGGACAAGGAACAAGATTTGGACAATTGTTTTTGTGATAACCATATCAAACTAACAAGAACTTAA
- a CDS encoding PDDEXK nuclease domain-containing protein, whose translation MKKEISNSLFLELAKTIEYGKKRVTAQINGTLTLVYWQVGSKINTHILEEERAEYAGEIVASLSEQLVEHFGKSFELRNLRRMMQFSKVFPKLEIVSSLMTQLSWTHFIVLLPIKNDDKRHFYAVKTAEEGWSTRQLQYQIERKAYERKEIAQSQIMLESNKVSASFKDPYLLDFLGVKDGYQEKDLESAIIKELELFILELGKGFAFVERQKRMIIDGIDFHLDLLFYHRKLKRLVAIELKLEHFKAAHKGQMELYLKWLNRYERQEGEEHPIGLILCAEKSNEQVELLEMGKHGIMVAEYWTELPAKDKLEAKLHEALVEARERLSKMRLDH comes from the coding sequence ATGAAAAAAGAAATCTCAAATTCACTGTTCCTTGAACTTGCCAAGACTATCGAGTATGGCAAGAAAAGGGTGACAGCCCAGATAAACGGAACGCTGACACTAGTATATTGGCAGGTCGGTTCCAAGATAAATACGCATATTCTGGAAGAAGAGCGTGCGGAGTATGCCGGTGAAATAGTGGCGTCGCTATCTGAACAGTTGGTCGAACATTTTGGAAAAAGCTTTGAGTTGCGCAACCTAAGACGCATGATGCAGTTCTCCAAAGTTTTCCCCAAGTTGGAAATTGTGTCATCACTGATGACACAATTGAGCTGGACCCATTTCATAGTTCTTTTGCCAATCAAAAACGATGATAAGCGCCACTTCTATGCGGTAAAAACCGCCGAAGAGGGATGGAGCACAAGACAACTTCAATACCAGATTGAACGAAAGGCTTACGAGAGGAAAGAAATTGCCCAAAGCCAAATAATGCTTGAATCGAATAAAGTCAGCGCTTCTTTCAAAGACCCCTACCTATTGGATTTTCTAGGTGTAAAGGACGGTTATCAGGAAAAAGACCTTGAATCCGCCATAATCAAGGAACTGGAACTTTTCATTCTTGAACTGGGAAAAGGGTTCGCATTTGTAGAACGTCAAAAAAGGATGATTATTGATGGAATCGATTTTCATCTGGACCTTCTGTTTTACCATAGAAAACTGAAACGTCTGGTCGCAATTGAGCTTAAACTTGAGCATTTTAAGGCGGCCCACAAGGGACAGATGGAACTTTATCTCAAATGGCTCAACCGATATGAGAGACAGGAAGGGGAGGAGCACCCGATCGGCCTGATTTTATGTGCAGAGAAAAGTAACGAGCAGGTTGAACTTTTAGAAATGGGAAAGCATGGCATCATGGTCGCAGAATACTGGACAGAGCTGCCCGCAAAGGATAAATTGGAAGCAAAGTTGCACGAGGCTTTGGTAGAAGCTAGAGAACGCCTATCGAAAATGCGCCTTGACCATTAA
- a CDS encoding alpha/beta hydrolase, with translation MKKIIFVLALSLHVLGCKENNTGQTKTIDSTSDSNIIAIEQQGTFAVGGTVKESPGTFDPIAHGAFNPTNQSTVGQTLHGDHASVFYQIPVNARDLPLVFWHGYGQSMRTWQSTPDGREGFQSIFLRKRFPVYLLDQPRRGLAGQSLEPGTLQARTEDQLWFGIFRMGEGTEFYPDIQFSKDPEALDQFFRRSTPDTGPLDIDLNIDAVSALFDRIGDGILVTHSHSGGQGWLTALENDNIKAIVSYEPGSNFVFLEDQVPEPIPYVGGTLRARGVEMEEFKKLTKIPIVIYYGDYIPETEVKNPGQEQWRAALSMARKWTKAVNDAGGDVTLVVLPEKGIKGNTHFPMSDLNNEKIADLMYEWLEEKELN, from the coding sequence ATGAAAAAAATTATATTTGTTCTAGCGCTGTCGTTACACGTACTTGGATGCAAGGAAAACAATACCGGGCAGACCAAGACTATCGATAGTACTTCCGATAGCAATATCATTGCAATTGAACAACAGGGTACGTTTGCCGTCGGGGGAACCGTAAAGGAGAGTCCCGGAACTTTCGACCCAATTGCCCACGGGGCATTCAATCCAACAAATCAAAGCACGGTAGGACAGACCCTGCACGGTGACCACGCATCGGTATTCTATCAAATTCCGGTTAATGCCAGAGACCTACCTCTTGTGTTTTGGCACGGCTATGGCCAGTCGATGCGTACCTGGCAAAGTACCCCTGACGGTCGGGAAGGGTTTCAGAGCATTTTCTTGAGAAAACGGTTTCCGGTCTATCTGTTGGACCAACCCAGACGGGGCCTGGCAGGTCAGAGTTTGGAACCTGGAACATTGCAGGCCAGAACGGAGGACCAGCTTTGGTTCGGTATTTTCAGGATGGGCGAAGGAACCGAATTCTATCCGGACATACAATTTTCTAAAGATCCCGAAGCCCTCGATCAGTTCTTTCGCCGGAGCACACCTGATACAGGACCTTTGGATATCGATCTTAACATCGATGCGGTTTCGGCCCTCTTTGACAGAATAGGCGATGGTATTTTGGTCACCCACTCTCACAGCGGAGGGCAGGGATGGCTTACGGCCTTGGAAAATGACAACATCAAGGCAATCGTATCGTATGAGCCCGGTAGCAATTTTGTCTTCCTAGAAGACCAAGTACCGGAGCCTATACCGTACGTTGGGGGTACGTTACGGGCCCGTGGTGTGGAGATGGAGGAATTTAAGAAGCTGACCAAAATCCCTATCGTGATATACTATGGCGATTACATCCCGGAAACCGAAGTAAAGAATCCTGGCCAAGAGCAATGGCGCGCGGCCCTTTCGATGGCTCGAAAGTGGACAAAGGCCGTCAACGATGCCGGCGGTGATGTTACCTTGGTGGTGTTGCCAGAAAAAGGCATCAAGGGCAATACCCACTTTCCGATGTCGGACCTGAACAACGAAAAAATAGCGGACTTGATGTACGAGTGGCTTGAAGAAAAAGAATTGAACTAA
- a CDS encoding trypsin-like peptidase domain-containing protein, whose protein sequence is MKFYKILILFSAHFFISHTVICQNKDKAVRKLFSSIVYLSDSISQRAGTGFLISKDLDDYLVTAEHVAKSISIHGSVQYRGENGTRKKIPIAHLLNSNKTNNISWIVHPTADVAVLHLGLRKMDSIELSKLDIRTISYSSLNDSLAAPDRLREVTVFGFPLNLGISSSNISPVTKNLRPSSDIVYIQRADNKKLNPFFILDDPSISGFSGGPVMHTYNPKIPDYMDDPIEVSPTILGLVHGTISDKTGGFAAIVPSINIVETIELAPSFNGLYKFYYPNGKLWSERIYKNGIPWRVISNYSPEGESQEKGTLKNGNGTIEIYDESGTLKWSFHYKNGRPQGNSYHMSDAEIMKSGMRN, encoded by the coding sequence ATGAAATTTTATAAAATATTAATTCTATTTTCAGCGCACTTCTTTATATCTCACACGGTAATTTGTCAGAATAAGGACAAAGCCGTTAGAAAACTATTTAGTTCGATAGTTTACCTTTCAGACTCTATTTCTCAACGAGCAGGCACTGGGTTTCTCATATCCAAAGATCTTGATGATTATCTGGTGACAGCTGAGCATGTAGCTAAAAGTATCTCAATCCACGGATCCGTTCAGTACAGAGGAGAAAACGGTACGAGAAAGAAAATACCCATCGCTCATTTACTAAATTCAAATAAAACGAATAATATAAGTTGGATAGTACATCCAACTGCAGACGTTGCTGTTTTACATTTGGGGCTTCGAAAGATGGATTCAATTGAACTCAGTAAACTTGATATAAGGACCATCTCATATTCTTCACTCAATGACAGTTTGGCGGCCCCTGATAGACTTAGAGAGGTTACCGTGTTTGGATTTCCTTTGAACTTAGGCATATCATCCAGTAATATTTCACCGGTCACTAAAAATCTCCGACCGTCTAGTGATATTGTATACATTCAAAGAGCCGACAATAAAAAACTTAATCCATTTTTTATTTTAGATGATCCCAGTATATCAGGATTTAGCGGTGGTCCTGTAATGCATACCTATAACCCCAAAATTCCTGACTATATGGATGATCCTATAGAGGTATCTCCAACTATTTTAGGTTTGGTACATGGCACCATAAGTGATAAAACTGGCGGTTTTGCCGCTATTGTTCCGTCAATTAATATCGTTGAGACTATAGAATTGGCACCATCGTTTAACGGGCTGTACAAATTCTATTATCCAAACGGTAAATTATGGAGCGAGAGAATATATAAGAATGGAATTCCTTGGAGAGTTATTTCAAATTATAGTCCTGAAGGGGAGTCTCAAGAAAAAGGCACTTTAAAAAATGGCAATGGCACGATAGAAATCTATGATGAAAGTGGAACATTAAAATGGAGTTTTCATTATAAAAATGGCAGGCCACAGGGGAACTCCTATCATATGAGCGATGCTGAAATTATGAAAAGTGGAATGAGAAACTAA
- a CDS encoding alpha/beta hydrolase, with the protein MAQSEKNPFGLVYKGAITENVDGKVNIHPVTYKLNGIDIAANVYTPPDYDPTKKYPAITIAHPNGGIKEQTAGLYAQRLAETGYITITADAAYQGASGGEPRHTDKPQFRKEDIHGMADFISQYPGVDTERLGALGICGGGGYTLKAVQSDKRFKAVATLSMFNTGIVRKNGFLNSQVTTTQERLSQASDARAQEASGGEIVYSGVDGITDEELAKVSTLFYRQGYEYYFRTHAHPNSTFLYTTSSLMDLMAWDATDDIDLIDQPLLMIAGSNAQTLYLTLDAFPKATNAKHKELFLIEGATHIETYWKPEYVNQAVNKLVDFYQNNLITTNL; encoded by the coding sequence ATGGCACAAAGCGAGAAAAACCCTTTTGGATTGGTATACAAGGGAGCAATTACTGAAAATGTGGATGGAAAAGTCAACATACATCCCGTTACGTACAAACTGAACGGAATTGATATTGCCGCCAATGTTTACACACCTCCCGATTATGATCCAACAAAGAAATATCCGGCAATAACGATTGCACACCCCAACGGGGGTATCAAAGAGCAGACAGCCGGTCTATACGCACAACGTTTGGCAGAGACCGGTTATATTACCATCACGGCAGATGCTGCCTATCAGGGAGCAAGTGGGGGCGAGCCACGCCATACGGACAAACCTCAATTTCGTAAGGAAGACATCCACGGTATGGCCGATTTTATCTCACAATATCCAGGTGTTGACACAGAACGCTTAGGTGCTTTGGGCATTTGTGGCGGCGGTGGATATACGCTGAAAGCGGTCCAATCGGATAAGCGGTTTAAAGCGGTAGCAACCTTGAGTATGTTCAATACAGGAATTGTACGAAAAAACGGCTTTTTGAATTCGCAGGTAACAACCACCCAAGAAAGGCTATCGCAAGCCTCCGATGCAAGAGCACAGGAAGCTTCGGGCGGCGAGATCGTGTATTCCGGTGTTGACGGTATTACCGATGAAGAATTGGCAAAGGTTTCAACGCTTTTTTATCGGCAAGGCTATGAATATTATTTTAGAACCCACGCCCACCCCAATTCGACTTTTCTTTACACCACAAGCAGTTTAATGGACTTAATGGCCTGGGATGCTACCGACGATATTGACCTCATAGACCAACCTTTATTAATGATTGCCGGTAGCAATGCCCAAACATTATATTTGACCTTGGATGCTTTTCCAAAGGCGACCAATGCGAAACACAAGGAATTGTTCCTTATCGAAGGTGCCACGCATATCGAAACTTATTGGAAACCGGAATACGTCAATCAAGCAGTAAACAAATTAGTGGACTTTTACCAAAACAATCTTATAACTACGAACCTATGA
- a CDS encoding cupin domain-containing protein: MNGKNLLAIILFGTLILSCKQIEEKNQATDSTEQVDSTIRQELIFPKGEKVTNNNFVGDVWVHMQVRADSVNQNSVGTVTFDPGARSNWHSHPNGQIIMVLDGEGYYQEKGSAKKILYKGDVVKCPANTPHWHGASADKEFIQVAISSREDGPTQWLEAVTEEEYAK; encoded by the coding sequence ATGAACGGCAAAAATCTTTTAGCGATTATATTGTTCGGAACGCTTATTCTTTCCTGTAAACAAATAGAGGAAAAAAATCAGGCCACCGATTCAACTGAACAAGTAGATTCAACTATACGGCAAGAATTAATTTTCCCGAAAGGGGAAAAAGTCACGAACAACAATTTCGTTGGCGATGTTTGGGTGCATATGCAAGTGAGGGCCGATAGCGTGAACCAAAATTCCGTGGGAACGGTAACGTTCGATCCCGGGGCAAGGTCAAATTGGCATTCGCATCCCAACGGACAGATTATAATGGTATTGGATGGCGAAGGCTACTATCAGGAAAAGGGAAGTGCGAAAAAAATCCTTTATAAAGGCGATGTGGTCAAATGCCCTGCAAATACTCCGCATTGGCACGGGGCAAGTGCCGATAAAGAATTTATCCAAGTCGCCATTTCCAGCCGGGAAGACGGCCCTACGCAATGGCTGGAAGCCGTTACCGAAGAGGAGTATGCAAAATAG
- a CDS encoding helix-turn-helix domain-containing protein: MKNVLHIDTVGDYLNLRKQEVLHPLVGIVDFKEVNKEGYENKDYDAFHYNCYAIFLKDAKGCKMHYGGKPYDYDEGTLVFMAPGQTIELSGFDPDYVPKGYAILFHPDLLTGTELGKKLQYYSFFSYSSNEALHLSAKERKVILSLIEKIQFELEQNLDKHSKKLIVANIELFLDYCTRFYDRQFLTREVENIGSLEKFKDMLTQYFASDKPQKYGTPSVSYFADRLHLSPNYFGDLVKKETGKSAQEYIQNKLIEVAKERVFDPSKSLSEIAYELGFKYPQHFTRLFKQRVGHSPSEFRNLN, translated from the coding sequence ATGAAAAATGTACTGCACATCGACACCGTTGGAGATTACCTTAATTTGAGAAAACAAGAGGTGTTGCACCCTTTGGTGGGTATTGTTGATTTTAAGGAAGTAAACAAAGAAGGCTATGAGAACAAAGATTATGATGCCTTCCATTATAATTGCTATGCTATTTTCTTGAAGGATGCTAAGGGATGCAAAATGCATTACGGAGGGAAGCCATACGATTATGATGAGGGAACCCTTGTCTTTATGGCTCCCGGCCAAACCATCGAATTAAGCGGTTTTGACCCTGATTATGTGCCCAAGGGGTATGCAATACTATTTCACCCTGATTTATTGACAGGTACGGAATTGGGTAAAAAATTACAATACTATAGTTTTTTCTCCTATTCAAGCAATGAGGCTTTACACTTATCCGCCAAAGAACGGAAAGTGATTTTAAGTTTAATCGAAAAAATACAGTTTGAGTTGGAACAAAACTTGGACAAGCACAGTAAAAAGTTAATCGTAGCCAACATTGAACTTTTTTTGGATTATTGCACTCGTTTTTATGATCGACAATTCCTGACACGAGAAGTTGAAAATATAGGCTCCTTGGAGAAATTCAAGGATATGCTGACCCAATATTTCGCATCCGATAAACCACAAAAATACGGTACGCCCTCAGTGAGTTACTTTGCGGATCGCCTGCACCTTTCTCCTAATTATTTTGGAGATCTTGTAAAAAAGGAAACTGGAAAATCGGCCCAAGAGTACATCCAGAACAAGCTGATAGAAGTTGCTAAGGAACGCGTATTTGATCCATCCAAATCTTTAAGTGAGATAGCATATGAATTAGGGTTTAAATATCCACAACATTTCACAAGGCTCTTTAAACAAAGGGTAGGGCATTCGCCTAGTGAATTTCGGAATTTGAACTGA
- a CDS encoding nuclear transport factor 2 family protein — protein sequence MNKNILLGLLLMLITGQVALAQSADLEKEIRELSTQKWQWMADKDADKLEDLFHDKAKFVHMGGTWGKDREVDIIRGGFIHYKKADVHEVMVEVLNDNTVILWNQITLLAEVGSNEVTNPFMVTEVYVKENNNWKLADLTFSKTMTRE from the coding sequence ATGAACAAAAATATATTATTAGGCTTATTGCTTATGCTGATTACAGGACAAGTCGCCCTTGCCCAATCGGCCGATTTGGAAAAGGAAATAAGGGAGCTGTCCACCCAAAAATGGCAATGGATGGCCGATAAAGATGCGGACAAATTGGAAGACCTCTTTCATGACAAGGCAAAATTTGTACACATGGGCGGTACGTGGGGGAAGGACCGCGAAGTAGACATCATTAGAGGTGGGTTTATTCACTACAAAAAGGCCGATGTACATGAAGTCATGGTCGAAGTCTTGAATGATAATACCGTTATACTGTGGAACCAAATTACGCTGCTGGCCGAAGTCGGCAGCAACGAAGTGACCAATCCCTTCATGGTAACGGAAGTCTATGTAAAGGAGAATAACAATTGGAAATTGGCCGATTTGACCTTTAGCAAAACAATGACAAGGGAATAA
- a CDS encoding cupin domain-containing protein: MKNLITTVLCIIPVCVFAQHNGYEVSSYQEKGAKAPNTHYIGEAWLNGILRADDETDFNITKATFKANSTLDWHKHSSTQVLIYVDGEGYYQERGKDPVILKKGDVIKCEKGIEHWHSSTKESDVTYLALYGGEQPTTWTEVLSKEYYDSVAKKLKK; encoded by the coding sequence ATGAAAAATCTAATCACAACAGTACTATGTATTATTCCCGTATGCGTTTTTGCCCAACATAACGGGTACGAGGTCTCATCCTATCAAGAAAAGGGGGCCAAGGCACCAAATACCCATTATATCGGGGAGGCCTGGCTGAACGGCATACTGAGGGCCGATGATGAAACGGACTTTAATATCACAAAGGCCACCTTCAAGGCAAATTCCACTTTGGACTGGCACAAACATTCATCAACCCAGGTCTTAATTTACGTTGACGGCGAGGGATATTATCAAGAAAGAGGAAAAGACCCTGTAATCCTTAAAAAAGGGGATGTGATCAAATGTGAAAAAGGCATAGAGCACTGGCACTCATCCACCAAGGAAAGCGATGTTACCTATTTGGCCTTGTACGGAGGAGAACAACCTACAACTTGGACCGAAGTGCTTTCCAAAGAATACTACGATAGCGTGGCGAAGAAACTCAAGAAATAA